A genomic window from Acinetobacter chinensis includes:
- a CDS encoding cupin domain-containing protein yields MSDLWLAGQGLTSSETTVDYPRPDRLVKGNPKRLTTSLYEHPNMNCGIWQCEVGAWNIVFADNKQEFFNIIEGIVRIHNAENDSFIEVKAGEAGIIPPAFKGTFEVLEAVKKCFVVVEVPAAE; encoded by the coding sequence ATGTCTGATCTCTGGCTTGCCGGTCAAGGCTTAACAAGCAGTGAAACAACCGTAGATTACCCTCGTCCTGACCGTTTAGTGAAAGGTAATCCTAAACGCTTAACCACGAGTCTGTATGAACATCCCAATATGAACTGTGGTATCTGGCAATGTGAAGTCGGCGCATGGAATATTGTATTTGCCGACAATAAACAGGAATTTTTCAATATCATTGAAGGTATTGTACGCATTCACAATGCTGAGAATGATTCATTTATAGAAGTCAAAGCAGGTGAAGCAGGCATCATTCCGCCCGCATTCAAAGGCACATTTGAAGTGCTTGAAGCGGTTAAAAAATGCTTCGTTGTGGTTGAAGTCCCTGCAGCTGAATAA
- a CDS encoding LysR family transcriptional regulator produces MNNLPNLSDLKVFCVVAKRKSFVASADELGSSPAYVSKRINILENNLSCTLFNRSTRHVSLTEDGKLILERVANILNEFDELSELVNNPQNTPTGRIDIVSSFGFGRQYVAPILSKLMNLFPKLEIQFDTIDHTLDLIQHGIDLDIRIGNDIAPNMIAKKLLSNYRILCASPAYIQKFGEPDSLDDLENYDCLVVSERDQPAGLWKLRNYHDESSTRVNGRIISNNGDIIKELAIEGHGIMLRSVWDIAEEIATGKLQHILTDFWQDADIWAVYPSRLKSSSKLKTCIVFIQTELNNRLSHLNLLERGQPLPKITPNESLLTEKVFL; encoded by the coding sequence GTGAATAATCTACCAAACCTGTCAGATTTAAAGGTTTTCTGTGTAGTGGCAAAACGCAAAAGTTTTGTAGCTTCCGCAGATGAACTGGGTTCGTCTCCTGCTTATGTCAGTAAGCGAATCAATATCTTAGAGAACAATCTCAGCTGCACTCTGTTCAACCGGAGTACCCGTCATGTCAGCCTGACTGAAGATGGAAAACTGATTCTGGAGCGGGTCGCCAACATCCTCAATGAGTTCGATGAATTGAGTGAACTGGTGAACAATCCTCAGAATACACCCACAGGTCGAATTGACATTGTCAGCAGTTTCGGATTCGGGCGTCAGTATGTCGCACCAATCCTCTCTAAGTTAATGAATTTATTCCCAAAACTTGAAATTCAGTTTGATACCATTGACCATACGCTTGATCTTATTCAGCATGGCATTGATCTGGATATCCGTATTGGCAATGACATTGCACCTAACATGATTGCCAAGAAGCTGCTGTCCAATTATCGGATTCTGTGTGCTTCCCCTGCTTATATTCAGAAGTTTGGTGAACCCGACTCACTGGATGACCTGGAAAACTATGACTGCCTGGTGGTCAGCGAACGTGATCAGCCGGCTGGTCTATGGAAACTTCGCAATTATCACGATGAATCCTCCACCCGGGTCAATGGACGTATCATTTCCAACAACGGTGACATCATCAAGGAACTGGCAATTGAGGGGCACGGTATTATGCTGCGCTCTGTATGGGATATTGCAGAAGAAATAGCAACGGGTAAACTTCAGCACATTCTGACTGATTTCTGGCAGGATGCAGATATCTGGGCAGTCTATCCATCACGCCTGAAAAGTTCATCCAAGCTGAAAACCTGTATTGTATTTATTCAGACCGAACTGAATAACCGTTTAAGCCATCTGAATTTACTTGAACGGGGTCAGCCATTACCGAAAATCACCCCAAATGAAAGTCTGCTGACTGAAAAAGTTTTCCTGTAA
- the trpC gene encoding indole-3-glycerol phosphate synthase TrpC, with product MVDIANTILGKIVDRKYEEFAVRLKQRSLKDIEELAQAATPVRGFAQSLQSKRPGVIAEIKKASPSKGIIRENFNPAEIAEQYEQAGAACLSVLTDTDFFQGADENIQIARSHCSLPALRKDFLIDPYGVIEARALHADCILLIVSCLSDQQLEEMSKTAFEQNLDVLVEVHDEDELERALRLSERCLLGVNNRNLKTFDVDLDTSFRLKKLLDPSRLLITESGIATPDDVRRMQEHDIHAFLVGESFMKQPRPDHAFTELFGVPETVK from the coding sequence ATGGTGGATATTGCCAATACCATTTTAGGTAAAATTGTAGACCGTAAATACGAAGAATTTGCTGTACGTTTAAAGCAACGCAGTTTGAAAGATATTGAGGAACTTGCTCAGGCTGCAACGCCTGTCCGTGGTTTTGCACAGTCTTTACAAAGTAAACGCCCAGGTGTGATTGCTGAAATTAAAAAAGCATCTCCTTCGAAAGGCATCATTCGTGAAAACTTCAATCCTGCTGAAATTGCAGAACAGTATGAACAGGCAGGTGCTGCATGTTTATCCGTTTTGACAGATACTGATTTCTTCCAGGGTGCAGATGAAAACATTCAGATTGCACGCAGTCACTGCAGCTTGCCTGCTTTGCGTAAAGACTTCCTGATTGATCCTTATGGGGTCATTGAGGCGCGTGCATTGCATGCAGACTGTATTTTACTGATTGTGTCCTGCCTGTCAGATCAGCAGCTTGAAGAAATGTCGAAAACTGCTTTTGAGCAAAATCTGGATGTACTTGTAGAAGTGCATGATGAAGATGAGCTTGAACGTGCTTTACGCCTTTCTGAGCGGTGTTTGCTGGGTGTGAATAATCGTAACTTAAAAACTTTTGATGTTGATCTGGATACATCATTCCGTTTGAAAAAGTTACTTGATCCATCACGCTTACTGATCACGGAAAGTGGCATCGCAACGCCTGATGATGTACGCAGGATGCAGGAACATGATATTCACGCTTTCCTGGTTGGTGAAAGTTTTATGAAACAGCCTCGCCCTGATCATGCGTTTACTGAATTGTTTGGTGTGCCTGAAACTGTAAAATAA
- a CDS encoding Smr/MutS family protein: MSNSDSPFSKSQLDLLKQFKKQITHPHSSKVASQHEQKKVQEVAPEEISDADLFKTALGGVKKIDNSNIAKIERTDVRKKPDAKILAKRAAAEGAFETDDAELSDTQAVLNPVASQATLSYRIATLQHKVFEDLKAGNLRWFEAVDLHGCTVEEARSAVLQIIQIAKAENQNVIKIVHGKGPEAILKTYVNGWLRQHRDVLAFVSAPEKQGGTGAVLVLLKRAEKNPKFNTTS, translated from the coding sequence ATGAGTAATTCAGATTCACCCTTCTCTAAATCACAGCTCGATTTATTAAAACAGTTCAAAAAACAAATCACCCATCCACATTCTTCTAAAGTGGCGTCACAACATGAACAGAAGAAAGTGCAGGAAGTTGCACCTGAAGAAATCAGTGATGCTGATTTATTTAAAACAGCTTTAGGTGGTGTAAAGAAAATCGACAACAGCAATATTGCTAAAATCGAACGTACAGATGTGCGTAAAAAACCCGATGCAAAAATATTAGCAAAACGTGCTGCTGCAGAAGGTGCATTTGAAACTGATGATGCAGAATTATCAGATACACAGGCTGTATTAAATCCAGTCGCAAGTCAGGCAACATTGAGCTATCGTATTGCCACCTTACAGCACAAAGTTTTTGAAGATCTGAAAGCAGGAAATCTTCGCTGGTTTGAGGCAGTGGATTTACATGGCTGTACTGTTGAAGAAGCGCGTTCTGCGGTGTTACAGATTATTCAGATTGCTAAAGCAGAAAACCAGAATGTCATCAAGATTGTGCATGGCAAAGGTCCTGAAGCCATTCTCAAAACCTATGTCAATGGCTGGCTTCGTCAGCATCGTGATGTACTGGCATTTGTCAGCGCACCTGAAAAACAGGGTGGAACGGGCGCAGTTTTAGTCCTGCTGAAACGTGCTGAGAAAAACCCTAAATTTAACACCACATCATAA
- the folE gene encoding GTP cyclohydrolase I FolE — protein sequence MQQSYANILTAVGEDLDRPGLKDTPMRAAKAFSYLTSGYSKTLEEVTNNAVFPSNNHEMVLVKNIEFYSLCEHHLLPFHGRVHIAYLPEGNVLGLSKFARITEMFARRLQIQEQLTQQIAEAVAEVTQARGVAVVIDSAHMCMMMRGVSKQESTTRTVSFIGDFKTNKEDRREFLMAVPEAH from the coding sequence ATGCAGCAATCCTACGCAAATATTTTAACTGCCGTTGGCGAGGACCTGGATCGTCCTGGTCTGAAAGATACGCCTATGCGTGCGGCTAAAGCTTTTTCGTACTTGACGTCTGGCTATAGCAAAACACTGGAAGAAGTGACCAATAATGCAGTCTTCCCTTCCAATAACCATGAAATGGTACTGGTCAAAAACATCGAATTTTATTCGCTGTGTGAGCATCATTTACTGCCGTTTCATGGTCGTGTCCATATTGCCTATCTGCCGGAAGGCAATGTCTTAGGCTTATCTAAATTTGCCCGCATCACTGAAATGTTTGCCCGTCGTCTACAGATTCAGGAACAGCTGACACAGCAGATTGCTGAAGCCGTTGCTGAAGTAACTCAGGCACGTGGTGTTGCTGTTGTGATTGACTCTGCTCACATGTGTATGATGATGCGTGGTGTCAGCAAACAGGAATCCACAACCCGTACAGTGTCTTTTATCGGTGATTTTAAAACCAATAAAGAAGACCGTCGTGAATTCCTCATGGCTGTGCCTGAAGCACACTAA
- a CDS encoding amidohydrolase: MSAIQVIYKNGKITTLDRQHPEVEALAISDGKIFQVGDNQDILKLADRDTKIIDLNGRRVIPGLNDSHLHIIRGGLNYNMELRWEGVPSVADALRLLKEQADNTPAPQWVRVVGGWSEFQFIERRLPTLEELNKAAPDTPVFVLHLYARAMLNRAALNVLGFNKDTPDPPGGKIQRDEKGEPTGLLLATPSAMILYSTLGKAPTLPVEDQVNSTRHFMRELNRLGITSAIDAGGGGQNYPDDYAVINELHKNDQMTVRIAYNLFAQKAGSELQDYQKWTDMTFPGDGDSLLQVNGAGENLTWSAGDFENFVEPRPVLPENMESELESIVELLAEKKWPFRIHATYDESIDRMLNVFERVNSRQPFATRFIIDHAETVSERNIERIGALGGGIAIQHRMAFQGETFVQRYGQEAAAATPPVKKMLELGVPVGAGTDATRVASYNPWVCLYWLSTGKTLGGLSLFDEKNILDRKTALELWTKGSAWFSGEQNVKGALTAGEYADLVVLSDDYFQVEAENIQWIESVLTVMGGKVVYAGAEFKQDDPPLPPASPDWSPVKKFGGYWRRSENRNAPSLQPLQSESCACSNSCGMHGHSHAWFMDVPVKDKKSFWGALGCSCFAF, translated from the coding sequence ATGTCTGCAATACAGGTCATATATAAAAACGGAAAAATTACAACGCTTGATCGACAGCACCCTGAAGTGGAAGCACTTGCCATCAGTGACGGAAAAATCTTTCAGGTGGGTGACAACCAGGACATTTTAAAACTGGCAGATCGAGACACAAAAATTATTGATCTGAATGGCCGTCGGGTCATTCCAGGTCTGAATGACAGTCACCTGCACATTATCCGTGGTGGCTTGAATTACAACATGGAACTGCGCTGGGAAGGTGTTCCCTCTGTCGCAGATGCACTCAGATTACTGAAAGAACAGGCAGATAACACCCCTGCTCCTCAATGGGTTCGTGTGGTCGGTGGCTGGTCAGAGTTTCAGTTTATTGAGCGACGCTTACCTACACTCGAAGAGCTGAATAAAGCAGCTCCTGATACCCCTGTATTTGTTTTACACCTGTATGCCCGTGCCATGCTGAACCGTGCCGCACTGAATGTACTGGGCTTCAACAAAGACACCCCAGATCCACCAGGTGGAAAAATTCAGCGCGATGAAAAAGGTGAACCGACAGGCTTACTGCTTGCTACGCCATCTGCCATGATTCTGTACTCCACCTTAGGCAAAGCACCAACTTTGCCCGTGGAAGATCAGGTCAATTCCACCCGCCATTTCATGCGTGAACTGAACCGTTTAGGCATTACCTCTGCGATTGATGCAGGAGGTGGTGGACAGAATTATCCCGATGATTATGCCGTAATCAATGAACTACATAAAAATGATCAGATGACTGTGCGTATTGCCTACAACCTGTTTGCCCAGAAAGCTGGTTCAGAACTGCAGGATTATCAGAAATGGACAGATATGACATTTCCTGGAGATGGAGATTCATTGTTACAGGTCAATGGTGCAGGTGAAAACCTGACCTGGTCTGCAGGTGATTTTGAAAACTTTGTCGAACCACGCCCTGTCCTGCCTGAAAATATGGAAAGTGAACTGGAAAGCATCGTGGAATTACTGGCAGAGAAAAAATGGCCTTTCCGTATTCATGCCACCTATGATGAAAGTATTGACCGGATGCTGAATGTTTTTGAGCGGGTCAACTCCAGACAACCCTTTGCAACACGTTTTATTATTGACCATGCAGAAACAGTTTCTGAACGGAATATTGAACGGATTGGTGCATTGGGCGGTGGTATTGCTATTCAGCACCGTATGGCTTTCCAGGGGGAAACCTTTGTTCAGCGTTATGGACAGGAAGCTGCGGCTGCAACACCACCTGTAAAGAAAATGCTTGAACTGGGAGTTCCTGTCGGGGCTGGTACTGATGCAACCCGTGTAGCCTCCTATAACCCATGGGTATGTCTGTACTGGCTCTCTACAGGAAAAACACTGGGCGGTTTAAGCCTGTTTGATGAAAAGAATATTCTGGACCGTAAAACTGCACTGGAACTCTGGACCAAAGGTTCTGCATGGTTCTCAGGTGAGCAAAATGTGAAAGGTGCTTTAACTGCAGGCGAATATGCAGATCTGGTTGTCCTGTCCGATGACTACTTCCAGGTTGAAGCTGAAAATATTCAGTGGATTGAATCTGTACTGACTGTCATGGGCGGAAAAGTGGTTTATGCAGGTGCCGAGTTTAAACAGGACGATCCTCCATTACCACCGGCTTCACCCGACTGGTCACCGGTGAAAAAATTTGGTGGCTACTGGCGTCGTTCGGAAAACCGCAATGCACCCTCCTTACAACCGTTGCAGTCTGAGTCCTGCGCATGTTCAAACAGCTGTGGCATGCATGGTCACAGTCATGCATGGTTTATGGACGTCCCTGTCAAAGACAAAAAATCGTTCTGGGGTGCGCTGGGCTGTTCATGTTTTGCATTCTGA
- the glnA gene encoding type I glutamate--ammonia ligase, with protein sequence MSMANKVLQLIQESGAKWVDFRFTDTKGKEQHVTYPADSIDEDTFEDGKMFDGSSIAGWKGIEASDMILRPDAETGFIDPFFAEPTVVVTCDVIEPSTGQGYERDPRSIARRAEEYLKSTGIGDTAFFGPEPEFFVFDEVKWDIDMSGARHTLIAEEAAWSTGKDYEAGNSGHRPRVKGGYFPVPPVDSSQDMRADMCAKIEDIMGPGRVEVHHHEVASCQLEIGVSFNTMVRKADEVQQFKYAVWNVAHQYAKTATFMPKPMVGDNGSGMHVHMSISKDGKNLFAGDEYAGLSEMALYFIGGVIKHARSLNAITNPSTNSYKRLVPHFEAPIMLAYSARNRSASIRIPYVSSPKGKRIEARFPDPMMNPYLGFAALLMAGLDGIQNKIHPGEAADKNLYDLPPEEEAKIPTVAHSLDMALEALAADHDYLLKGGVFTKDMLDAYIELKTEEVRRLNTTTHPVEFDMYYSL encoded by the coding sequence ATGAGCATGGCCAACAAAGTCCTTCAACTCATACAGGAAAGTGGCGCAAAATGGGTCGATTTTCGCTTTACTGACACTAAGGGTAAAGAGCAGCACGTAACTTACCCGGCGGACAGTATTGATGAAGATACTTTTGAAGACGGAAAAATGTTTGACGGTTCTTCAATTGCAGGCTGGAAAGGCATTGAAGCATCTGACATGATTTTACGTCCAGATGCTGAAACAGGTTTCATCGACCCGTTCTTTGCTGAACCTACAGTTGTTGTGACTTGTGATGTGATCGAACCATCAACAGGTCAGGGTTATGAACGTGACCCACGCTCTATTGCTCGCCGCGCAGAAGAATACCTGAAATCTACAGGTATCGGTGATACTGCATTCTTCGGTCCTGAACCAGAATTCTTCGTATTTGACGAAGTTAAATGGGACATCGACATGTCTGGCGCTCGCCATACACTGATCGCTGAAGAAGCTGCATGGTCAACTGGTAAAGACTACGAAGCAGGTAACTCGGGTCACCGTCCACGCGTTAAAGGCGGTTATTTCCCAGTACCACCAGTTGATTCTTCTCAGGATATGCGTGCAGATATGTGTGCAAAAATTGAAGATATCATGGGTCCTGGTCGTGTAGAAGTACATCACCACGAAGTTGCATCATGTCAGCTTGAAATTGGTGTGAGCTTCAACACGATGGTTCGTAAAGCGGACGAAGTACAGCAGTTCAAATATGCAGTATGGAACGTTGCGCACCAGTATGCGAAAACTGCAACCTTTATGCCTAAACCAATGGTTGGCGATAACGGTTCTGGTATGCACGTTCATATGTCTATCTCTAAAGATGGCAAGAACCTGTTTGCTGGTGATGAATATGCAGGTCTGTCAGAAATGGCACTGTACTTCATTGGCGGTGTGATCAAACACGCTCGTTCATTGAACGCAATTACTAACCCTTCTACAAACTCGTACAAGCGTTTAGTTCCGCATTTCGAAGCACCGATCATGCTTGCTTACTCAGCACGTAACCGTTCTGCTTCCATCCGTATTCCTTACGTTTCAAGCCCTAAAGGCAAGCGTATTGAAGCACGTTTCCCTGATCCAATGATGAACCCGTACTTAGGTTTTGCTGCATTGCTGATGGCTGGTCTTGATGGTATCCAGAACAAGATCCACCCAGGTGAAGCTGCAGACAAAAACCTGTACGATCTTCCTCCTGAAGAAGAAGCAAAAATCCCGACTGTTGCACACAGCCTGGATATGGCGCTTGAAGCACTTGCAGCGGATCATGACTACCTGCTTAAAGGTGGCGTATTTACTAAAGATATGCTCGATGCGTACATTGAACTTAAAACTGAAGAAGTGCGTCGTCTGAACACGACTACTCACCCAGTTGAGTTTGACATGTACTACAGCCTGTAA
- a CDS encoding YoaK family protein translates to MSETSSQNPAFWKDCRDPIILTVVGGAIDTIGFIALFGFFTAHVTGNLVLAGAAWVKGGAGIWIKLAAIPLFIMTVALTKFLIDHSSAKHKTLTYLFIAEALFLTAFMAAGLFFEPFKDADNIGVAITGGLGLIALAIRNTSSKTLIKHISPSTMMTGNTTQLGIDLSHYVRHRSAEHKKALIKSLSIVLGFVFGAFAGAYLYVQLDFWSVAFFIIPVLYLAFLASQQRFKTPEK, encoded by the coding sequence ATGTCTGAAACTTCATCACAAAATCCAGCGTTCTGGAAAGACTGCCGTGACCCGATTATTCTGACCGTGGTCGGTGGTGCTATTGATACCATTGGTTTTATTGCTTTATTCGGTTTTTTTACGGCTCATGTCACAGGTAACCTGGTGCTGGCAGGCGCAGCATGGGTCAAAGGCGGTGCAGGTATATGGATTAAACTTGCAGCCATTCCACTGTTTATTATGACGGTTGCCCTCACTAAATTTCTGATTGACCACAGTTCAGCGAAACATAAAACTCTGACTTATCTGTTTATTGCTGAAGCTCTGTTTTTAACGGCTTTTATGGCAGCGGGTCTGTTTTTTGAACCATTCAAAGATGCAGATAATATTGGTGTTGCCATCACTGGTGGACTGGGACTGATTGCACTGGCGATACGTAATACATCCAGTAAAACCCTGATTAAACACATCAGTCCAAGCACCATGATGACAGGCAACACCACTCAACTGGGCATTGATTTATCACATTATGTGCGACACCGTTCAGCTGAACATAAAAAAGCACTGATCAAAAGTTTAAGCATCGTGCTGGGTTTTGTATTCGGTGCATTTGCAGGCGCTTATTTATATGTACAGCTGGATTTCTGGAGCGTGGCATTCTTTATTATTCCAGTTTTATATCTGGCATTCCTCGCTTCTCAGCAGCGTTTTAAAACACCCGAAAAATAA
- a CDS encoding YoaK family protein: MRFNLTKILSFNAGYVDTASFLAMHGLFAAHVTGNFVTLGAALVNDSPTGAFAKLFALPMFCLMVLLTRLIDLRLVQAHKSSYEFLLISKIILFSLAAVLSVFYLPFPQTDTWPSFIVGMLLVSAMAIQNAMHRLHWVKESPTTVMTGSTTQLMLDVADLLRKPDTEKKVQITARIQNILPTMFCFALGCAIAALVYHFALLWIFIIPPVLTVLAYLKKEDYKKA; this comes from the coding sequence ATGCGTTTCAATTTAACCAAAATTTTAAGCTTCAATGCAGGCTATGTAGATACTGCAAGTTTCCTTGCAATGCATGGACTTTTTGCAGCACATGTGACGGGTAACTTTGTGACTTTAGGAGCAGCACTGGTCAATGACAGCCCAACCGGTGCCTTTGCCAAACTGTTTGCCTTGCCCATGTTCTGTCTGATGGTGCTCCTGACCCGATTGATTGATTTACGTCTTGTTCAGGCTCATAAAAGTTCTTATGAATTTCTGCTGATTTCCAAAATTATTCTGTTCAGCCTTGCCGCTGTTTTATCTGTTTTTTATTTGCCGTTCCCACAAACAGATACCTGGCCCAGTTTTATTGTGGGTATGTTACTGGTCAGCGCGATGGCGATTCAGAATGCCATGCATCGGCTGCACTGGGTCAAAGAATCTCCGACAACCGTCATGACAGGTTCAACCACCCAGCTCATGCTTGATGTTGCAGATCTGCTCCGCAAACCCGATACAGAGAAAAAAGTACAGATTACTGCCCGTATTCAAAATATTTTACCGACCATGTTCTGTTTTGCGCTGGGTTGTGCCATTGCTGCACTGGTCTATCACTTTGCTTTACTGTGGATATTTATTATTCCACCCGTACTGACCGTACTCGCTTATCTGAAAAAAGAAGATTATAAAAAAGCCTGA
- a CDS encoding anthranilate synthase component II, with product MLLMIDNYDSFTYNIVQYFGELNQEVKVVRNDAVTLEDIERWQPKYLVIGPGPCSPSEAGISIPAIQHFAGKIPLLGVCLGHQAIGQAFGGNIVRARTVMHGRLSDMYHSDKGIFSNLPSPFSATRYHSLVIDQATVPECLEVTCWTNEADGSMEEIMGVKHKTLPVEGVQFHPESILSQHGHQIFKNFLDIYA from the coding sequence ATGCTTCTCATGATCGACAATTATGACTCTTTTACCTATAACATCGTCCAGTATTTTGGCGAGTTAAATCAGGAAGTAAAAGTTGTCCGTAATGATGCCGTGACTCTGGAAGATATTGAACGATGGCAACCTAAGTATTTAGTGATTGGGCCTGGTCCCTGCTCTCCGTCTGAAGCGGGAATTTCAATTCCTGCCATTCAGCATTTTGCAGGAAAAATTCCACTGCTGGGTGTCTGCCTTGGACATCAGGCAATTGGTCAGGCCTTTGGTGGCAACATTGTACGTGCCAGAACTGTGATGCATGGTCGTTTATCTGATATGTATCATAGTGATAAAGGCATATTCAGCAATCTACCTTCTCCGTTTTCAGCAACGCGCTATCATTCTTTAGTGATTGATCAGGCGACTGTTCCCGAATGCCTTGAAGTCACCTGCTGGACCAATGAAGCTGATGGCTCTATGGAAGAAATTATGGGTGTAAAGCATAAGACACTGCCTGTTGAAGGTGTGCAGTTTCATCCTGAATCCATTTTAAGCCAGCACGGTCACCAGATCTTTAAAAACTTTCTTGATATTTACGCATAA
- a CDS encoding DUF1427 family protein, with product MKVYLISLAVGLLVGILYSMLNVKSPAPPMVALLGLLGIVVGEQLIPWIKNLI from the coding sequence ATGAAGGTATATCTGATTTCTCTGGCAGTTGGACTGCTTGTCGGCATTTTATATTCAATGCTGAATGTAAAATCTCCTGCTCCGCCCATGGTCGCATTACTCGGTTTACTGGGAATCGTCGTTGGTGAACAGCTTATTCCATGGATCAAAAACCTGATTTAA
- a CDS encoding hydrolase has product MNKSILQVLTPENSQIIFIDHQPQMAFGVQSIDRQVLKNNTVGLAKAAKVFNIPTTITTVETDSFSGHTYPELLDVFPDLPLLERTSMNSWDDQKVRDSLAKNQRKKIIVSGLWTEVCNLTFALSALHDTDYEIYMVADASGGTTKEAHDYAMQRMIQAGVIPVTWQQVLLEWQRDWAKRDSYDAVMDIVREHSGAYGMGVDYAYTMVHKAPQRTQSQHETVAPVPAK; this is encoded by the coding sequence ATGAATAAATCAATTTTACAGGTTTTAACACCAGAAAACTCACAGATTATTTTTATTGATCATCAGCCACAGATGGCTTTTGGCGTACAGTCCATCGACCGTCAGGTATTAAAAAACAATACCGTTGGACTGGCTAAAGCAGCTAAAGTTTTTAATATTCCAACCACAATCACAACGGTAGAAACAGACAGTTTTTCAGGTCATACCTATCCTGAACTGCTCGATGTATTTCCAGACCTGCCACTGCTTGAACGTACTTCCATGAACTCATGGGATGATCAGAAAGTCCGTGATTCACTGGCAAAAAATCAACGCAAAAAAATTATTGTTTCAGGTCTATGGACTGAAGTGTGTAATTTAACTTTTGCTCTGAGTGCCCTGCACGACACAGACTATGAAATTTATATGGTTGCAGATGCTTCAGGTGGCACAACCAAAGAAGCACATGACTATGCCATGCAGCGCATGATTCAGGCAGGTGTCATTCCTGTCACCTGGCAGCAGGTGCTGCTCGAATGGCAACGTGACTGGGCTAAACGCGACAGCTATGACGCGGTAATGGACATCGTCCGTGAACACTCTGGCGCATACGGTATGGGTGTGGACTATGCATACACTATGGTACATAAAGCACCTCAGCGCACTCAGTCCCAGCATGAAACTGTTGCACCAGTTCCAGCAAAATAA
- the trpD gene encoding anthranilate phosphoribosyltransferase, whose translation MDILQALNNITKNIELTQPQMEDVMRIIMSGEATDAQIGAFMMGLRLKGESIDEITAAARVMREFAIKIDVSDIPHLIDIVGTGGDGQNLFNVSTASSFVIAAAGATIAKHGNRGVSSKSGSSDLLEQAGINLDLNMQQTERCIREMGVGFLFAPNHHKAMKYAAGPRKELGFRSIFNLLGPLTNPAGVRRFVIGVFSSELCRPMAEVLKQLGAEHVMVVHSRDGLDEISLASATYVAELKNGEVTEWTIQPEDVDIESQTLTGLSVDSAAESLALIQDALGKKKSAKGEKAANMIALNAGAGIYVSGLTNSYKQGVALAHDIIYGGQALEKMGVLAEFTKTLKQYEA comes from the coding sequence ATGGATATTTTACAAGCGTTAAACAATATTACTAAAAACATTGAACTGACCCAGCCGCAAATGGAAGATGTCATGCGCATCATCATGAGCGGTGAAGCAACAGATGCCCAGATTGGTGCATTTATGATGGGACTCCGCCTGAAAGGTGAAAGTATTGATGAGATCACAGCTGCTGCGCGTGTAATGCGCGAATTTGCCATTAAGATTGATGTCAGTGATATTCCTCATCTGATTGATATTGTGGGCACTGGCGGTGACGGTCAGAACTTATTTAATGTATCAACAGCATCTTCTTTTGTGATTGCAGCTGCGGGTGCAACCATTGCCAAACATGGTAACCGTGGCGTTTCTTCAAAATCAGGTTCTTCTGATCTGCTTGAGCAGGCTGGCATTAACCTGGATCTGAATATGCAACAGACTGAACGCTGTATCCGTGAAATGGGCGTTGGCTTCCTATTTGCACCGAATCATCATAAAGCGATGAAATATGCTGCAGGTCCCCGTAAAGAATTAGGTTTCCGCAGCATTTTCAACTTACTTGGCCCGCTTACGAATCCGGCTGGAGTGCGTCGTTTTGTGATTGGTGTGTTTTCCAGTGAATTATGCCGACCGATGGCAGAAGTTCTGAAACAGTTAGGGGCTGAACACGTCATGGTGGTTCATTCCAGAGATGGACTGGATGAAATCAGCCTGGCTTCTGCAACCTATGTTGCAGAGCTGAAAAATGGTGAAGTGACTGAATGGACGATTCAACCCGAAGATGTGGATATTGAATCTCAGACATTGACCGGTCTGTCTGTAGACAGCGCTGCTGAGAGCCTGGCTTTGATCCAGGATGCTTTAGGCAAGAAAAAATCTGCCAAAGGTGAAAAAGCTGCCAACATGATTGCCCTAAATGCAGGCGCAGGCATCTATGTTTCTGGGTTGACCAACAGCTATAAACAGGGTGTGGCACTGGCACATGACATTATCTATGGCGGACAGGCTTTAGAAAAAATGGGTGTTCTGGCAGAGTTCACAAAAACACTGAAACAGTATGAAGCATAA